In Bactrocera neohumeralis isolate Rockhampton chromosome 5, APGP_CSIRO_Bneo_wtdbg2-racon-allhic-juicebox.fasta_v2, whole genome shotgun sequence, the genomic window aaatataaaatttccaaaaaattataattttcacatTGGTAACACCTAATGAAAGcctaaattaaacaaaaaataaataaaattaatttctaaattaaaaaatttcaaatttagtttttaaaatttaacttttaaaatttaaaaattattaatttagaaagtaatgtttttattttcttgtttaattaaattttaaaaattaaaaaaaatcaaatttaaataaataaatttccagaaatatatgatatatttttttatttatctaagactttttaaaaattgtttttagattaCGTTATtgggattttatatttttatagcgaAGGGATATGTTATATATGaattccatctggtatcgcaaaggataATGCGTGGCTTACTGGCCCACCAGATTAACGTAACCTAACCTAGGTTTTataagttgtaaaaaaatattttcgccaCTATTTTCTTTcatagtttaaattattttatgtttccCAAATGTTTTGCATATGTTGCATgtttaaatttcagaaaaaactaaaaacatgtcgtttaaaaaaacatgaatataaacacaattacatacacacacatatgtatgtatttataagtatgtatttgcacTTGTTGCCGCACGAAAAcccttaaaaattattaattcgcGATGAACTCattgcaaaattattaatttggcTTTTTATGGCCTTTTTGCTTTGTCGGCGGCAAGCCAAATGTGGAAAAGCAATTTGAATAAGCGCGCTGACGCAGTCGCTCGTCATGCTGTCAACTGTTTTGTATGCGTGAAATCATGCTCAAACAGTTTTCACTGTTCTTTTTGTTTCCTAAAAATCATTAAGATACACACTAGGACGTTGAACGCCGGTGTCATGAAATATtcagtaaaaaatgtgtttataaaGTTGCCACATTGAAAGAATTtacaagtaatttaaaaaaaatgcaaatcttcataaaagaatttaaatacaAGAATGTTGAAAAGATGATATAGATAAAGCTACTACACGAATTTTataaatagagttgccatattatttggaaaaataattaaaattcattagtTCAAAGGAAGAGTTGatgtaattttttaactatttcaaCTAGAGTAGCCagacaatatttttatcattaaatATGGGAGAgtaaatcatttattttgagCAGAGTTGCCagatagtttttttaaatttcaactaAAAAGGTAATTCCTCAACTATTTACCCTAGAGTGGCCACACAATATTCTTATTACCAAGTATGGTATGGTAAATCATTTAATTTGAGCAGAGTTGCCAgatagttttttaaatacaaactaAAAAGGCGTAATTTCTCGACTATTTCCCCTGGAGTGGTcacagaatatttttattattaaatatgatAGGGTAATCCAGTCATTTTGAACAGAGTTGCCAGATGATAGataaatacattttacaaaaaattgctCGAAACAGcactttacaaaatttaaaaattttaagggttgccatttaattaaaaaaaaaagtagttgaaataattttcactAGCTTAACCTTCATTTATGATGTTTAAAAGCATACTTTTCCATAACTCACTACTTTCTCTCTTTCCTTCTACATTTTTAGTGTCCCAATTGACTTGACAGCTGTCAAAGTGACATTTGTCATCTCACTTACACAGCAATTAAATATACTTATCAATGTAAACACTTACACCTGCCACTCGCATCGGTATTATGCGACTCCATAGCGCCGTTATTGCCAACAGCAGACGTTGCAGCGCCAGCAACATTATCCGCACCGCCATAACCCGCACCACCGTGACTAATCATAACTGTCGGCAGCAAATCGATTTGTTGCGCACGCGGACGCAACTCACGGTAATCACCGACGAATTCATCGCGTTCGCCGCGCAGACACGAAGCTAAACCGCGCGACGAAGTGCGCCGATCGCCGCGTTCCTTCTCCAACGAGCGACAATACAGGTGTGTAGTGCGCTGCAGTGATTGCGTTTTTGATGtgttgccgctgctgttgctgcagtTGTTGACATCCGGTTGGGCGTGCGGCGATGGCAACACCAGTTCGCTGTGCATTATTTGCAGTGTCGGTTGCTGTTTCTCTTCCGGTGGTGGTATTGCAACGCAATtcattttggttgtttttgctattttttgtgtgtttttttggtATATTGACTAAAAGTTGTTGTAGAAgcggtaaattaatttttaatttgcttaataATTAAACagcatattatttaaaaatattacagggTTGTGATTAATGAGTGCTGTATTTTTTGGTTCCGTTACGCGCGTATTATAAATTTactttgaattatttatttactttcactCGTTATAACTAGCGCTTACTCGTTTATTACCGTTATATTTTGCGAGCACTCGTTTTGTCTAGCATCTACTCGGGTAACTGTCGTTAGTAACGTTATATTAGCGTGTACTAACGTTATATTTACCGTTTTGTCTATTAACTAATTGAGCAGCCTTCTTTAGTACCGTTATATTACCGAGTACTAATTTTATGCAGCATTTATTCGAGTAACCTACTCGTTTGTTACCGTTAAATTTTGCGAGCACTCGTTTTGTCTAGCATCTACTCGGGTAACCGTCGTCATTTATTCGAGTAACCTTCTTCAGTACCGTTTTATTTACCGTTTTTTCGAGTAAAAAGTTGAGTATCCTTGTTTAGTACCGTTATATTGAGCGAGTATTCGTTTTTTTGAACAACTGTTATGTATTCAAATTTAGTACCGTTGCATTTGGCGTTTTTTGTCATAACTGTTAAGCAATCAGCTGACTTTTTTTCACACCATTTTGTTTATCATTTGCTGCAAagtagaaaaatacaaatttttaaataaaagtaaatattcgaAGAATTGGAATCTGTACCCAAAGTTGATGCGATTGAAAGATGACAAATATTACATTACATGTGCCTTCTagcatatgaaaggaaaaagctgtgggagctaaagaaatcatCCAATAACAACAAGAGCGCAATTCAACAAATTAGGAGAgacacaataacaacatggcaacaaagataggagaatgaaagtcgcggcagatggacggccaggctaataaaaaatctagacttatggacaagccgtaaattcggagaagtcgaTTTTTACACAACTCAGTTACTATCcggtcacggatacttcaaaaagtacctccacagaatgggaaaagtcgaagagccgtcatgcctatataacgacgcgacagaagacgacgctgaacacacattctttgaatgtgtgCGCTGGCAACAagaacgcaccgccgtagaaaacctggttggcccaataaacgcggacaatttagtcagcgtcatgttggagagTGAAGCAAACTGGAAGATCATCAAGAATttcgcagcaattttgcttcgcagcaaaaagcgggacctggacgcaggtgcgcagatgtaaatctctcaatgagaaaaatggaacgccatcctgaagtaatgcaaacgcggtcccagggtgggcgacggttccttagaggggggtttttagtgacctgcaagtggcacataccgctgcagtgacgatagcaccgatgatgcggaaggcattttccaccccctcacccgcaaaaaaaaaaaaaaaaaaaaaaaaaaaaaaaaaaacaaaaaaatatatatatatatattacattacGGCAACTCCAATTTTGAAACGCCTACACAAAGTTTGTGGaagtcgaatttttttattcagtGAGGTTATGTTAATGAAGAAActagttttttacaaaacataTTGCCTCGAACTTGTCTCTATATAATATTCTATGCATTTCGATCTAAACCACAATCCTCCAAGGAGTTCTCGTTATTTAATGTGAGATCAGAAGCACTTTGAGTGTCCTAAGCATCTGATAACCTCAGTTATGCAAAGAACACACATTAGCATCATTATTTCCGCAAGTAACGGGTTCTTTCCTAACTTTTGGGCAACGACACGCCATTATAACGACCATAAATCCAACAATAACTActaaatttttacaaagaagTCTTTGGTGGcttcaaaagttatatattatatatataaacctGTTGAGAATTATATACACATTGCATTAGCGaatgaaaaaaatgcaactAGAATAAAGGCAATTTGTTGACAAGCAGTTATTCACATGCGCGAAGAACCATGaagaaaatatcatataaataatttacaactAATTGGCGCGCGGAAAGCCGCTCGTGAGAATTATGCCGAATGAAGCCACTGGCGAAAGCTAACGTAACTGGAATGCGTGGATTAGCATAGAAAGCATAGAAAATAAGCAAATTTCGCCGTAAAAAATGCCGGTTGACAATCGTGAAGTCACTATATTATGTGGAGAGCCCAATTAAcggcataccaagtttcataatgaCTTTATTTGTTTACAGTTAAACGagcaaaatatgtttattaacttttttcgcACTTTCATAATAATTTGAACCATATAAAAGCACCTTATATGctgtacataatatacatacataaaaatatatgtaaagttgttcaaatgtatattttttattgcctctAGATACCATATTATGGCATTCAACATTTTTGTGtgctttatttataaattttctaaataagcaaaatttcaatttgcctAGAAATTTAGTGCGTTGCTGtagatatgtttatatgtatgtaagtatgtttataGTATATTTAGAGCATTCGGAAATTGCTCTCAAaggcataaacaaatattataagatctCTTAAGCCAGGCGGATATGCTTATGTagacaaacaaatatttggatATAAGCAGAAAAAATTGATGTGGGTGCTCAAAAATACAATGACATAAGCATAAAAATAGAAGCGACGATATGAGGATGATAAAATTTGTTGAgtgcgaaaaaattttttgttgaaaaagaaAGAGTTTTTATATAACAATCGtccaacaataaaaaatttaaattaaaaaaaaattaaaattaaaaaaaaataaaaaaattataataataaacaatttttcagaatgattaaaaaaaattgttgaaaaaaaattatttttttttttaattttgaagaaaaatattattttaataatttaaataaaaataataataataaaatattcagaacaattaaaaaaaaattgttgaaaaataaataaataattttattttccaaaagaaaaaaatttaaattaataaaaaaaaataaaaaaaatataaataaataataataaacaatttttcagaataattaaaaaaaattgttgaaaaaaaattatttttttttaattttgaagaaaaatataatttttaataatttaataaataaaaataaacaattaaaaaaaatttttgaaaaataaattaataattttattttccaaaaaaaaaaaatatttcattatttaatgttcaaaatttttttttaaatttttctgaatatttttgtaatgttttgttttttttatttcttattt contains:
- the LOC126760450 gene encoding uncharacterized protein LOC126760450, encoding MNCVAIPPPEEKQQPTLQIMHSELVLPSPHAQPDVNNCSNSSGNTSKTQSLQRTTHLYCRSLEKERGDRRTSSRGLASCLRGERDEFVGDYRELRPRAQQIDLLPTVMISHGGAGYGGADNVAGAATSAVGNNGAMESHNTDASGRCEYKSKTLPRIHFDTSINDTSLNEGK